In Alteromonas sp. V450, the following proteins share a genomic window:
- a CDS encoding EAL domain-containing protein, with product MSAMDYDNDELIFLDDDGSIEEQVLLGKDWNILIVDDDEEIHTVTRLALSDLTVNDRKLNFIHAYSAKQAKEKLHEFNNSIAIILLDVVMETDDAGFDVVKYIREDMKLFEPRIILRTGQPGYAPEEQVIKVYDINDYKTKTELTRAKLLTTIISSLRSYQQIMTISQSRAGLEKIITSSANLFEEHSVKEFCEGVVTQISSLIGLDSEGLLCARAGSLLDRDDEEVYVLGAAGEYAKYINLPVVDVNNSEIEENISRCLRLKKHVFESTCSVLFISRAGFEAAVYVRQTHAISELDKNLLEVFLSSISVGYENVNLFHELRNAAFRDWLTRLPNRNEFINMLDKPHLFAGENYTVALIDVNHFSDINDGLGQEVGNELLRAISERFQSSLDASVRKGRIGADVFGLIGPDELVCPKAINAIFQSSFQVGDHTLPVNITLGLCKLDNNRHIGIEILKRTNIALNRAKKNLTDNFEYYAKDIEDQTTWRLDMIRKLRSDFAARKLQLWFQPQVDLLNEKVVGMEALLRWPDGDGGYVSPAVFVPLAEYSGLIVDIGQWVLEEACHRLQQLREKGFGHLRVAVNISIPQFRDRLFVEKVKQALSNANCDPSLLELEITESVVMDEPQIVIDALRSLKEFGVQIAIDDFGTGFSSMSYLQQLPLDRLKVDRSFVKDIKPGASAVLAETIVTLGNKLGLLTIAEGVEKREQASYMIKLGCDEAQGYLYAKPMPFDALLGFLEEQD from the coding sequence ATGTCGGCAATGGATTACGATAACGACGAGTTAATATTTTTAGACGACGATGGCTCAATAGAAGAACAGGTTCTCTTGGGCAAAGACTGGAATATACTTATTGTCGATGACGATGAAGAAATTCATACCGTTACGCGGCTTGCTCTCTCTGATCTGACGGTTAATGACCGAAAATTAAATTTCATTCATGCTTATTCTGCGAAGCAAGCAAAAGAAAAACTCCACGAATTTAACAACAGCATAGCCATTATCCTACTTGATGTAGTGATGGAAACAGATGATGCTGGATTCGACGTTGTAAAATATATCCGCGAAGATATGAAGCTATTCGAGCCTCGTATAATACTGCGGACAGGGCAACCTGGCTATGCTCCAGAAGAGCAGGTGATTAAAGTTTACGACATCAACGACTACAAAACCAAAACTGAACTTACCCGAGCTAAATTGCTCACTACCATTATTTCTTCGCTCCGCTCTTACCAGCAGATTATGACGATTAGTCAAAGCCGTGCGGGATTAGAAAAGATAATCACGTCTTCGGCTAACCTATTTGAAGAGCATTCAGTAAAAGAATTTTGTGAAGGTGTTGTCACGCAGATCAGCTCACTTATTGGGCTTGATTCTGAAGGCTTGTTATGTGCCAGGGCAGGGTCACTTTTAGACAGGGATGATGAAGAGGTTTACGTTCTTGGCGCAGCGGGTGAGTACGCTAAATATATTAACCTCCCGGTCGTCGATGTAAACAACAGTGAGATTGAAGAGAATATAAGCAGGTGTTTGCGTCTAAAAAAGCATGTTTTTGAGTCAACTTGCTCGGTACTTTTCATTAGCAGAGCTGGTTTTGAAGCCGCGGTTTACGTTCGCCAAACGCATGCAATAAGCGAGTTAGATAAAAACCTCTTAGAAGTTTTTCTCTCAAGTATTTCTGTGGGCTATGAAAACGTTAATCTGTTTCATGAATTGAGAAATGCTGCATTTAGGGATTGGCTAACACGTTTGCCTAACCGTAACGAGTTTATCAATATGCTAGATAAGCCTCATTTATTTGCGGGTGAAAATTACACCGTTGCACTCATCGATGTGAACCACTTCTCTGATATCAACGATGGATTAGGCCAAGAAGTGGGCAACGAGCTCTTACGAGCAATAAGCGAACGCTTTCAATCTTCATTGGATGCTAGTGTAAGAAAAGGCCGCATAGGTGCCGATGTGTTCGGCTTGATAGGCCCTGATGAACTTGTTTGTCCTAAAGCTATAAATGCTATTTTTCAGTCATCCTTTCAAGTTGGAGATCACACGTTACCGGTGAATATTACTCTTGGGCTTTGCAAGCTCGATAATAACCGCCACATTGGCATTGAGATTTTAAAGCGTACTAATATCGCGTTGAACCGCGCGAAGAAGAATTTGACAGATAACTTTGAATATTACGCCAAAGATATCGAGGACCAAACCACGTGGCGTTTGGATATGATCCGTAAACTTCGCAGTGATTTTGCTGCGAGAAAGCTACAGCTTTGGTTTCAACCGCAAGTAGATTTACTTAACGAAAAAGTGGTTGGGATGGAAGCATTACTCCGCTGGCCAGACGGCGATGGCGGTTATGTTTCTCCCGCTGTCTTTGTTCCGCTTGCTGAATATTCTGGGCTCATTGTAGATATTGGTCAATGGGTATTAGAAGAAGCGTGCCACCGCTTACAGCAGTTAAGAGAAAAAGGGTTTGGGCACCTTCGGGTTGCGGTAAATATTTCAATTCCACAGTTTCGAGATAGATTATTTGTTGAGAAAGTAAAACAAGCACTTTCAAACGCCAATTGTGATCCTAGTCTGCTAGAGCTAGAAATTACAGAAAGCGTTGTAATGGACGAGCCTCAAATTGTCATAGACGCCCTGCGATCTTTAAAAGAGTTTGGTGTGCAAATAGCTATTGATGACTTCGGTACAGGTTTTTCTTCCATGAGCTATTTGCAGCAATTACCGTTAGATAGGTTGAAGGTTGACCGTTCCTTTGTAAAAGATATTAAACCGGGCGCGAGTGCTGTTCTTGCTGAAACCATAGTGACTCTTGGAAATAAGCTAGGCTTACTCACTATTGCCGAAGGCGTGGAAAAAAGAGAGCAGGCGAGTTACATGATAAAGTTGGGATGCGACGAAGCTCAGGGATATTTGTACGCGAAGCCGATGCCATTTGATGCACTCCTAGGTTTCCTAGAAGAGCAAGACTAG
- a CDS encoding TIGR03899 family protein, whose amino-acid sequence MKITPQPFSTEIKNIQGKEVSNDKPVPAPPANEKIASNTQSNTSQQRMLSWFARVGISPSMLSPDPKKQKHALERRKQILETQKASNLQAVLNIALNVSINEQTSDNLDPDWFFAFSTMAEEIYSPPMQELWGKIFAVEVARPGSFSLRTLQLLKTLTHRDAKIFNKAVNVASRKNSDTVPRILVGYHKRKGLFSFLKKPLPEQVNLASVGLSYPDLLSLQEMKLIYASEIESGEYAEGQQVTWRCVNENITLTCKTAGVALVYYKFTPVGSELYKLVTKSSNEAYLQALKQVLGEVFNIS is encoded by the coding sequence ATGAAGATTACTCCACAGCCTTTTTCTACTGAAATAAAAAACATTCAGGGCAAGGAAGTAAGCAATGACAAACCTGTCCCTGCCCCACCAGCTAATGAAAAAATAGCGAGCAATACACAATCTAATACAAGCCAGCAACGCATGCTGTCTTGGTTCGCTCGAGTCGGGATTAGCCCTTCTATGTTGTCTCCCGACCCTAAAAAACAAAAACATGCACTAGAACGAAGAAAACAAATTCTAGAAACGCAAAAAGCGAGCAATCTTCAAGCTGTTTTAAATATAGCACTAAATGTATCAATCAACGAACAAACTAGTGATAATCTTGACCCAGACTGGTTTTTTGCATTTAGTACTATGGCCGAAGAGATTTACAGCCCACCAATGCAAGAATTGTGGGGAAAGATTTTTGCGGTGGAAGTCGCGCGTCCAGGCAGTTTTTCTCTTCGTACTTTACAATTACTCAAAACGCTAACTCACAGAGATGCGAAAATATTTAATAAAGCAGTCAATGTGGCGAGCCGAAAAAACAGTGATACCGTTCCGCGCATATTGGTCGGTTATCACAAGCGCAAAGGCCTTTTTTCGTTTCTTAAAAAGCCCCTGCCAGAACAAGTAAATTTGGCATCCGTTGGACTCAGTTACCCTGATTTATTATCGCTGCAAGAAATGAAATTAATTTATGCAAGTGAAATCGAAAGCGGAGAGTACGCTGAAGGGCAGCAGGTTACTTGGCGATGCGTGAATGAAAATATAACACTTACTTGTAAGACAGCGGGCGTTGCGTTGGTGTATTACAAGTTTACTCCAGTGGGCAGTGAACTTTATAAACTGGTGACTAAGTCTTCTAACGAGGCGTATCTTCAAGCGCTAAAGCAGGTCTTAGGCGAGGTATTCAACATAAGTTAA
- a CDS encoding phosphoadenylyl-sulfate reductase has translation MTNNTAEKQQTLTLDISKDALADINDMLEKMTAQERVAWALDNLPDAHIVSSSFGAQSAVMLHMLTQAQPDIPVVLTDTGYLFPETYKFIDELVEKLNLNLHVYSAELSSAWQEARFGRLWEQGIEGIEKYNKMNKVEPMQRALGDLKAGTWFAGLRRSQSDTRGKLPVLQKVGQQFKLYPIIDWSNKDLHYYLKDNDLSYHPLWEQGYVSIGDWHTTQSLQEGMSEQDTRFFGLKRECGLHEFGDGI, from the coding sequence ATGACGAATAATACAGCAGAAAAGCAGCAGACACTTACGCTTGATATCAGCAAGGACGCCCTTGCTGATATCAACGATATGTTGGAAAAAATGACGGCGCAAGAGCGGGTTGCTTGGGCGCTGGATAACTTACCTGATGCTCATATTGTGTCTTCGAGCTTTGGAGCGCAATCGGCAGTTATGCTGCATATGCTTACCCAAGCACAGCCGGATATTCCTGTTGTGCTTACCGATACAGGGTATTTGTTTCCGGAAACGTATAAGTTTATCGATGAATTGGTTGAAAAGCTCAATTTAAACTTACATGTGTACAGTGCTGAGCTGTCTTCTGCATGGCAAGAAGCGCGCTTTGGTAGACTGTGGGAACAGGGCATTGAAGGTATTGAAAAATACAATAAGATGAACAAAGTTGAGCCTATGCAGCGCGCTTTAGGCGATTTAAAGGCCGGTACGTGGTTCGCTGGGTTGCGCAGAAGCCAATCTGATACCCGTGGCAAGCTACCGGTGTTACAAAAAGTAGGTCAGCAGTTCAAGCTGTACCCGATTATCGACTGGAGCAATAAAGACCTCCACTATTACCTGAAAGACAACGATCTGTCTTATCATCCATTGTGGGAGCAAGGTTACGTTTCAATTGGTGACTGGCATACAACCCAATCTTTACAAGAAGGAATGAGTGAACAAGACACACGTTTCTTTGGATTAAAGCGCGAATGCGGATTACACGAGTTTGGTGATGGTATTTAA
- the cysI gene encoding assimilatory sulfite reductase (NADPH) hemoprotein subunit yields the protein MSNEKSPFIVEGKLADNERLKRESNNLRGTITTDLKDDLTGGFTADNFQLIRFHGMYQQDDRDIRAERAKQKLEPLHNVMLRARLPGGVITPDQWLAIDKFAADHTMYGSIRLTTRQTFQFHGVLKPKIKSMHQMLNKAGIDSIATAGDVNRNVLCTSNPVESELHLQAFEWAKKISEHLLPKTRAYAEIWLDGEKVETTEKPVEPILGDNYLPRKFKTTVVIPPQNDVDVHANDLNFVAIAENGQLVGFNVLVGGGLAMTHGDKSTYPRKASDFGFIPLENTLDVAAAVVTTQRDWGNRVNRKNAKTKYTLERVGVDNFKAEVEKRAGVTFQESRPYEFTDRGDRFGWVEGIDGKYHLTVFIENGRILDYPGKTLKTGCAEIAKIHKGDFRLTANQNLIIAGVPPQDKDKIEALAREHGLIAPSVSNQRLDSMACVALPTCPLAMAEAERYLPDAVTELEGLLAKHGLEDDSVIFRVTGCPNGCGRAMLSEIGLVGKGPGKYNLHLGGNREGTRIPRMYRENISEQEIMAELDTLLGQWAKEREAGEAFGDYVVRAGVVKPVVDSARDFYDE from the coding sequence ATGAGTAACGAAAAATCACCATTTATCGTTGAGGGCAAACTGGCTGACAACGAGCGCCTAAAGCGTGAAAGTAATAATTTGCGCGGTACCATCACTACCGATCTTAAAGATGATCTTACCGGTGGCTTCACGGCTGATAACTTCCAGCTTATTCGTTTCCACGGTATGTACCAACAAGACGACCGTGATATTCGTGCTGAGCGAGCAAAGCAGAAACTAGAGCCACTTCACAATGTGATGTTGCGCGCACGTTTACCGGGCGGCGTTATCACGCCAGACCAATGGCTAGCTATAGATAAGTTTGCCGCTGACCACACTATGTACGGCAGCATTCGCTTAACTACCCGTCAAACGTTTCAATTTCACGGTGTGTTAAAGCCTAAAATTAAATCTATGCACCAAATGCTGAACAAAGCCGGTATCGACTCTATCGCGACAGCAGGGGACGTAAACCGAAATGTTCTGTGTACCTCTAATCCTGTTGAGTCTGAGCTTCACCTTCAAGCGTTTGAATGGGCGAAAAAGATAAGTGAACACTTACTTCCTAAGACTCGCGCGTATGCTGAAATTTGGCTAGACGGTGAAAAAGTCGAAACGACTGAAAAGCCTGTAGAGCCTATTTTGGGTGATAACTATTTACCGCGTAAGTTTAAAACGACGGTGGTTATTCCTCCGCAAAACGATGTAGATGTTCACGCGAACGATCTCAACTTTGTTGCGATTGCTGAAAATGGACAGCTAGTTGGCTTTAACGTACTTGTTGGTGGTGGTCTTGCTATGACTCACGGCGACAAGAGCACGTACCCGCGTAAAGCCTCTGACTTCGGATTTATTCCGCTTGAAAATACGCTAGACGTAGCTGCTGCGGTGGTAACAACCCAGCGTGACTGGGGTAACCGTGTTAATCGTAAAAATGCGAAGACAAAATATACCCTAGAGCGTGTAGGGGTAGACAATTTTAAAGCTGAAGTTGAAAAGCGCGCAGGCGTAACTTTCCAGGAAAGCCGCCCTTATGAGTTTACCGACCGTGGTGACCGCTTTGGCTGGGTTGAAGGCATTGACGGAAAATACCACCTTACCGTGTTTATCGAAAACGGCCGTATATTAGACTATCCAGGCAAAACGCTGAAAACAGGCTGTGCAGAAATTGCGAAGATCCACAAAGGGGATTTCCGTTTAACCGCAAACCAGAACTTGATTATTGCTGGTGTTCCACCACAGGACAAAGACAAAATAGAAGCTTTGGCTCGTGAGCATGGTCTTATCGCGCCAAGTGTATCTAACCAGCGCTTAGATTCAATGGCCTGTGTTGCACTACCAACTTGTCCGCTAGCGATGGCTGAAGCTGAACGTTACCTGCCAGATGCTGTTACTGAACTAGAAGGCTTGCTTGCCAAGCACGGGCTGGAAGACGACAGTGTTATCTTCCGCGTAACTGGCTGTCCGAATGGCTGTGGTCGCGCCATGTTATCTGAAATTGGCTTAGTAGGTAAGGGCCCAGGCAAGTACAACTTGCACCTAGGCGGAAACCGAGAAGGTACGCGTATTCCACGTATGTATCGAGAAAACATTAGCGAACAGGAAATCATGGCTGAATTAGACACGTTGCTTGGTCAATGGGCCAAAGAACGTGAAGCTGGTGAAGCGTTTGGTGATTATGTTGTTCGCGCTGGTGTTGTAAAACCAGTAGTAGACTCCGCACGGGATTTCTATGACGAATAA
- a CDS encoding assimilatory sulfite reductase (NADPH) flavoprotein subunit — protein MSQDSNSNSAPGAVLNEQQWNAITQAIAGLNRDQLTWVSGYAAGMAAAQGGSIAPALQSAPAVAGDAPTLTILYGSQTGNAKGVAAQCQAKAEEAGFNSKLVSMADYKPRNLKAETHVAVFVSTHGEGDAPDDAIELHEFLAGKKAPKLASTKYAVLGLGDSSYEFFCQTGKDFDERLGKLGGKAIVERLDCDVDYEAEAEAWLNKLIDSLKDDFSAAPQTAVAAQTGAAVQGVAAQTYTKKAPFKATLIDAQKITGRDSVKDIRHIEISLEDSGITYQPGDALGVWFKNAASLVSELISILSLDGNANVSVGDATMPLTEALTSKLELTLSYPNFIKSYQAATGSESLAALMEDKAQLRTYMAERQIIDIVRDHPGKLSEQQLVDALRPLTPRLYSIASSQAEVEEEVHLTVAHVDYEAFGHRHQGGASGFLCEYLEENGDVEVFVESNDNFRLPADPNTPVIMVGPGTGIAPFRSFMQERDVQGAEGKNWLFFGNPHFTQDFLYQVEWQGYVKDGLLDKITLAFSRDQEEKVYVQHRLLENGKEVYEWLEQGAHFYVCGDAMHMAKDVENALISIVQEHGGKSEADAKAYVVELRKAKRYQKDVY, from the coding sequence ATGTCACAAGATTCTAATTCGAACTCAGCGCCAGGCGCGGTATTAAACGAACAGCAGTGGAATGCAATTACGCAGGCCATTGCAGGGTTAAATCGTGATCAACTTACTTGGGTAAGTGGTTATGCTGCGGGCATGGCTGCTGCACAAGGCGGTTCTATTGCCCCAGCGTTACAGAGTGCTCCGGCAGTAGCGGGTGACGCGCCAACACTAACAATTTTATATGGCTCGCAAACGGGTAATGCAAAAGGTGTGGCTGCGCAGTGCCAGGCTAAAGCAGAAGAAGCAGGCTTCAATAGTAAGCTTGTTAGCATGGCAGATTACAAGCCGCGTAACTTGAAAGCAGAAACACACGTTGCGGTATTTGTAAGTACTCACGGTGAAGGCGATGCACCTGATGATGCCATTGAGCTTCACGAATTCTTGGCAGGTAAAAAAGCACCTAAGCTTGCTAGCACCAAATACGCTGTTTTAGGTTTAGGTGACAGCAGCTATGAGTTTTTCTGCCAAACGGGTAAAGATTTTGATGAGCGTTTAGGTAAGCTAGGCGGTAAAGCTATCGTGGAGCGTCTTGACTGTGACGTTGATTACGAAGCAGAAGCTGAGGCATGGCTGAACAAGCTTATCGATTCGTTAAAAGACGATTTTAGTGCAGCTCCACAGACTGCCGTAGCGGCGCAAACTGGCGCGGCAGTGCAGGGTGTAGCAGCGCAAACTTACACCAAAAAGGCGCCGTTTAAAGCGACCTTAATTGATGCTCAAAAGATCACTGGCCGTGATTCAGTTAAAGATATTCGCCATATCGAGATTAGCCTTGAAGATAGCGGTATTACCTATCAGCCTGGCGATGCGTTGGGCGTGTGGTTTAAAAACGCAGCATCGTTAGTTTCTGAGCTTATCAGCATTTTATCACTCGACGGCAATGCCAACGTATCGGTTGGTGATGCGACTATGCCGTTAACCGAAGCGTTAACGTCTAAGCTTGAGTTAACGCTTAGCTACCCTAATTTTATCAAGTCGTATCAGGCGGCGACAGGTTCTGAATCATTGGCTGCCTTGATGGAAGACAAAGCACAGCTGCGAACCTACATGGCTGAGCGCCAAATCATCGATATCGTGCGTGACCATCCGGGTAAGTTGTCTGAACAACAACTTGTAGACGCATTGCGTCCTCTCACCCCTCGTTTGTACTCGATAGCATCAAGTCAAGCCGAGGTGGAAGAAGAAGTACATCTAACCGTAGCCCACGTTGACTATGAAGCGTTTGGGCATCGTCATCAAGGCGGTGCATCTGGCTTTTTGTGTGAATATTTAGAAGAAAATGGCGACGTAGAAGTATTCGTAGAAAGTAACGATAACTTCCGTTTGCCAGCCGACCCCAATACGCCGGTGATCATGGTTGGCCCGGGTACGGGTATTGCACCGTTTAGATCGTTTATGCAAGAGCGTGACGTGCAAGGCGCAGAAGGCAAAAACTGGCTATTCTTTGGCAACCCTCACTTCACGCAAGATTTTCTATACCAAGTGGAATGGCAAGGCTACGTTAAAGATGGCCTGCTAGACAAAATCACGCTGGCATTCTCTCGTGACCAAGAAGAAAAAGTATATGTTCAGCACCGTTTACTAGAAAACGGTAAAGAGGTGTACGAATGGCTAGAGCAGGGCGCACACTTCTATGTGTGTGGCGATGCAATGCACATGGCGAAAGATGTTGAAAACGCCCTTATTAGTATTGTGCAAGAGCACGGCGGAAAGTCTGAAGCCGATGCAAAAGCCTATGTAGTAGAGTTACGAAAAGCGAAACGTTATCAGAAGGATGTCTATTAA
- a CDS encoding TIGR04219 family outer membrane beta-barrel protein, whose product MKKGLIAAALGWALFSGASHADTIAGVYVGAQVWQTDTSGGFADSENTAEFNFDDDSNTAVYIAFEHPVPFLPNVKLNYSTLENSGSTVLDSNFTFDNRLYTAQSRVNTDVEINSTDFILYYELFDNDLVSFDLGINAKHIDGELFVVDAASDTSGSAEFSGIVPMAYSKVQLGLPFTGLSAYFEGSYLSFDDHELSDYQAAVQYSFIESLAIDMTLQVGYRNVTVDIEDLDDVYADMEFDGVFAGLELHF is encoded by the coding sequence ATGAAAAAGGGTCTTATAGCTGCTGCTTTGGGATGGGCATTGTTTTCAGGGGCGTCACATGCAGACACCATCGCCGGCGTGTACGTTGGTGCCCAGGTCTGGCAGACTGACACTTCGGGTGGCTTCGCAGATAGCGAAAATACTGCAGAGTTTAATTTTGATGACGATTCAAATACCGCGGTATATATAGCCTTCGAACATCCAGTTCCTTTTTTACCCAATGTAAAGCTTAACTATAGTACGCTTGAAAATTCTGGTTCAACGGTACTTGATAGCAACTTTACCTTCGACAATAGACTCTACACGGCGCAAAGCAGAGTCAATACAGACGTTGAAATCAATTCCACTGATTTCATCTTGTATTACGAGTTGTTTGATAACGATTTAGTAAGTTTTGACCTTGGAATAAACGCAAAACATATTGATGGTGAGCTGTTTGTTGTCGATGCAGCTAGCGACACGAGTGGTTCTGCTGAGTTTTCGGGCATTGTGCCAATGGCGTATTCAAAAGTGCAGTTGGGCCTGCCATTTACAGGGTTATCTGCGTATTTTGAAGGTAGCTACCTGTCATTTGATGATCACGAGCTCAGTGACTATCAAGCAGCGGTTCAATACTCGTTTATTGAGAGTTTGGCTATCGATATGACGCTTCAAGTAGGTTACAGAAACGTAACGGTTGATATTGAAGACCTCGACGATGTTTACGCTGATATGGAATTTGATGGCGTATTTGCTGGATTAGAGCTTCACTTTTAA
- a CDS encoding DUF2333 family protein, whose amino-acid sequence MRQSINSKRIAIAAVVFIVLFWLIGWYWSLSPDTFDIHKRLEQNSSVENPTNIAGYTLTSTMIDVSETLLEKPGGYLSNDITPPGIFLDNMPSWEFGALEMVRDLALSMRKDFSRSQSQSIENPYLTKAHPKFNMDHKTWALPSSESSYAEGIELLKKYRDELANTRNADSQFYTRADNLREYLKQVEKRLGSYSQRLSASVGSARLNTDLAGDANAKQSTPVSSQRVIQTSWWKLDDNFYEARGATWALLHFLKAAEIEFYDVLKDKNALVSLQQIIRELEATQQTVYSPMILNGSGFGMMANHSLVMANYISRANAALIELSELLNQG is encoded by the coding sequence ATGAGACAGTCAATTAACTCAAAACGGATAGCGATTGCCGCCGTAGTTTTTATTGTTCTTTTTTGGTTAATTGGATGGTATTGGAGTTTGTCACCTGACACATTCGATATACATAAGCGACTAGAGCAAAACTCTTCAGTAGAAAACCCTACGAACATTGCTGGATATACGCTTACGAGTACCATGATCGATGTTTCTGAGACTCTACTCGAGAAACCGGGTGGCTACTTATCTAATGACATTACGCCCCCAGGGATATTTTTAGATAACATGCCTTCGTGGGAGTTTGGTGCGCTCGAAATGGTTCGAGATCTGGCGCTTTCTATGCGCAAAGACTTCAGTCGTTCTCAATCTCAGTCTATTGAGAATCCTTACCTTACCAAAGCCCACCCGAAGTTTAACATGGATCACAAAACCTGGGCATTACCGTCTTCAGAGTCAAGCTATGCTGAGGGCATTGAACTCCTAAAAAAATATAGAGATGAATTGGCCAATACGCGTAACGCCGACAGTCAATTTTATACCAGAGCCGACAATCTTCGTGAATATCTTAAACAGGTTGAAAAAAGGTTAGGAAGTTATTCACAGCGTTTAAGCGCCAGCGTGGGTTCGGCAAGACTAAACACAGACTTAGCAGGTGATGCCAACGCTAAGCAATCTACTCCTGTGTCGTCGCAGCGTGTTATACAAACAAGCTGGTGGAAGTTAGATGATAATTTTTACGAGGCGCGAGGTGCAACGTGGGCGCTTTTGCACTTCCTAAAAGCGGCAGAGATTGAGTTTTATGACGTGTTAAAAGATAAAAATGCATTGGTGAGCTTACAGCAGATAATTCGAGAGCTTGAAGCGACTCAGCAGACGGTATATAGCCCAATGATACTAAATGGAAGTGGCTTTGGCATGATGGCAAATCACTCGCTAGTCATGGCAAACTATATTTCTAGAGCAAACGCTGCTTTAATTGAACTTTCAGAACTTCTCAATCAAGGATAA
- a CDS encoding PspC domain-containing protein, with protein sequence MKMPTQKRIYRDLESGMISGVCAGLARYFDVDAVWVRAVAIVSLFVATPITLLAYIAAVILLPRLV encoded by the coding sequence ATGAAAATGCCAACACAAAAACGTATTTATAGAGATTTAGAATCTGGAATGATCTCTGGAGTATGCGCCGGTCTTGCACGATATTTCGACGTGGACGCGGTATGGGTGAGAGCCGTCGCCATTGTAAGCCTATTTGTTGCAACGCCCATAACGCTTTTGGCTTATATTGCAGCGGTAATATTATTGCCGAGGTTAGTGTAA
- the pspA gene encoding phage shock protein PspA, with protein MGMFSRINDIVQANINAMLDKAEDPEKIIRLIIQEMEETLVEVRTDAARYIAQQKTLARHIDSTAKEVEGWQQKAQIAMNNDKETLAKAALIEKQKYVAKLASLEDQQAHLSETIEKIQGDTGRLNSKLAEAKAKQKTLVQRKNAAHTRLKVKQANHESKIDDAMARFENYEQRIDHLEAQVDAYDITRTSDAVSLEAEFEAMQADEAIEKELAELKKQKVA; from the coding sequence ATGGGTATGTTTTCACGAATTAACGATATTGTTCAGGCAAATATTAATGCAATGCTAGATAAAGCTGAAGATCCTGAAAAAATCATTCGATTAATCATTCAGGAAATGGAAGAAACACTGGTTGAAGTGAGGACTGATGCAGCGCGCTACATCGCTCAACAAAAAACATTAGCACGCCATATTGATTCGACGGCTAAAGAAGTAGAAGGATGGCAACAAAAAGCGCAAATAGCCATGAATAACGACAAGGAAACGTTGGCTAAGGCAGCGCTGATAGAAAAACAGAAGTATGTAGCGAAGTTAGCGTCTTTGGAGGACCAGCAAGCACACCTTTCTGAAACTATTGAAAAAATTCAAGGTGATACCGGGCGGTTGAACAGTAAGCTAGCAGAAGCTAAAGCAAAGCAGAAAACGCTGGTGCAAAGAAAAAATGCTGCACACACGCGCCTGAAAGTGAAGCAAGCTAATCACGAAAGTAAGATTGATGACGCAATGGCACGCTTTGAAAATTATGAGCAACGAATTGACCACCTTGAGGCCCAAGTGGACGCTTATGATATTACAAGAACGAGTGATGCCGTGTCTCTGGAGGCAGAGTTTGAGGCAATGCAAGCTGATGAAGCAATTGAAAAAGAACTTGCCGAGTTAAAAAAACAAAAGGTGGCATAA